The proteins below come from a single Thermus tengchongensis genomic window:
- a CDS encoding antitoxin Xre/MbcA/ParS toxin-binding domain-containing protein, with product MTLPATPLARAELVAQGLPREALEEVRRSLELTQGELAQALRTTPRTLQRQGPRLTPELSDRLYRLYRLWERALLFHGDEARARRFLKAPNPALGGRRPLDLAGNEAGLEAVLDLLDNLEEGVYL from the coding sequence ATGACCCTACCCGCCACCCCCCTGGCCCGGGCAGAACTGGTGGCCCAAGGGCTCCCGAGGGAAGCCCTGGAGGAGGTCCGCAGAAGCCTGGAGCTCACCCAAGGGGAACTGGCCCAGGCCCTGCGCACCACCCCCAGAACCCTGCAGCGCCAAGGCCCGAGGCTCACCCCCGAGCTCTCCGACCGCCTCTACCGCCTCTACCGCCTCTGGGAAAGGGCCCTTCTCTTCCACGGGGACGAGGCCCGGGCCCGCCGCTTCCTCAAGGCCCCCAATCCGGCCCTGGGGGGCCGGAGGCCCCTGGACCTCGCGGGCAACGAGGCGGGGCTGGAAGCGGTGTTGGACCTCCTGGACAACCTGGAGGAAGGGGTCTACCTCTAG
- a CDS encoding esterase-like activity of phytase family protein encodes MERWKPVAGFMGLMAVTLGLLGLFEARGAGPEGAQVVGVYSLPPTPIRALNPHLRQEDVDEALRRGWPVADRPALGSGLFYLGNGRFLGLTDRGPNGDCPGGKFFPLPRFAPVLLPFRLDEATKTIRLEAPLPLRTPGGAPLTGLPNREGEDVPFASTECKEKLPLDPSGVDTEDVAAFPDGRGYLLVEENSPSVLFADARGRVLVRYTPKGVRLPARYPVRDILPEVLALRRNNRGLENLALSGDGKTAWAVLQSPIGSTRDPAFDGSLVARAVRLDVSDPLRARVTGLYLVPFSDPKDYPKPNRPRDMKFSAASWVEGEKILLLERAEGGARIYLVDFSRATNLLDHPKGDSPELDKAGTDYAALGIRLPERRLLLETWRHPAFDTDKLEGVALLEDGRTLALADDNDFAITGKEGPSRLWLVRLPEALR; translated from the coding sequence ATGGAGCGCTGGAAACCTGTTGCAGGATTTATGGGTTTGATGGCGGTGACCTTGGGCTTACTGGGGCTTTTCGAGGCCCGTGGGGCGGGCCCGGAAGGCGCCCAGGTGGTGGGCGTCTACAGCCTTCCCCCGACCCCCATCCGGGCCCTCAACCCCCATCTGCGCCAAGAGGACGTGGATGAGGCGCTACGGCGGGGCTGGCCCGTGGCCGACCGCCCCGCTTTGGGCTCGGGCCTCTTCTACCTGGGGAACGGGCGCTTCCTAGGGCTAACCGACCGCGGCCCCAACGGGGACTGCCCTGGGGGCAAGTTTTTCCCCCTACCCCGCTTCGCCCCGGTGCTGCTGCCTTTCCGGCTGGACGAGGCCACCAAGACCATCCGCCTCGAGGCCCCCCTCCCCTTGCGCACCCCCGGCGGGGCCCCCCTCACCGGCCTGCCCAACCGGGAGGGAGAGGACGTGCCCTTCGCCAGCACGGAGTGCAAGGAGAAGCTCCCCCTGGACCCGAGCGGGGTGGACACCGAGGACGTGGCCGCCTTCCCCGACGGCCGGGGCTACCTCCTGGTGGAGGAGAACTCCCCCTCCGTCCTCTTCGCCGACGCCCGGGGCCGGGTGCTGGTGCGCTACACCCCCAAAGGGGTGCGCCTCCCCGCCCGCTACCCCGTGCGGGACATCCTCCCAGAGGTCCTGGCCCTTAGGCGCAACAACCGCGGCCTGGAGAACCTGGCCCTCTCCGGGGACGGGAAAACCGCCTGGGCGGTGCTGCAAAGCCCCATTGGCTCCACCCGTGACCCCGCCTTCGACGGGAGCCTGGTGGCCCGGGCGGTGCGGCTGGATGTCTCCGACCCCCTAAGGGCCCGGGTGACGGGGCTTTACCTGGTGCCCTTCTCCGACCCCAAGGACTACCCCAAGCCCAACCGCCCCCGGGACATGAAGTTCTCCGCCGCCAGCTGGGTGGAGGGGGAGAAAATCCTCCTCCTGGAGCGGGCCGAGGGCGGGGCCCGGATTTACCTGGTGGACTTTAGCCGCGCCACCAACCTCCTGGACCACCCCAAGGGGGATAGCCCCGAGCTGGACAAGGCGGGCACGGACTACGCCGCCTTGGGCATCCGCCTGCCAGAAAGGCGCCTCCTCCTGGAGACCTGGCGCCACCCGGCCTTTGACACGGACAAGCTGGAGGGGGTGGCCCTCCTGGAGGACGGGCGCACCCTGGCCCTCGCCGACGACAACGACTTCGCCATCACCGGTAAGGAGGGGCCTTCCCGGCTCTGGCTGGTGCGTCTGCCAGAGGCGCTGCGGTGA
- a CDS encoding ExeM/NucH family extracellular endonuclease, with protein MRARWLGLLAVASLLGACTGQRPQAGETAVRVLNAPETVQVVTLEVNGTPQAVAKEGEVWTARVRLGPGEHTFVARGLDAPGGVVLYKAHERKRVTPGQEVRLRLFRLTSDVQVEVENPAPGESYLAKAGGAMAALPGGQGTLQGVPTGRGVALLVEARSPSGMLLRQGSASFDLSEAPLAVRVSLQAVAHQPPQVELQGASQVEKGQAYALRVVAQDPNPEDRGVALTRLVVEWGDGARSELALSGRQAVQELAHTYTAAGAYTLTVRVENSAGLAAQESLTLEVLEPETPIVIEPGPDLARVELAVSGAPEGTSSLVAEITPETPLVPQSLRPLDLRNRYQVPLFPQGDLWRGALHLPQGLGYRLVLVAQAGGQEVRSREEAFRTQGAEVRVELPFVPAPEYACPAPAAPLKATYEVQGRGDRSPLVGQTVAVRGVVTAVFPGLQGYFIQDPRGDGDPETSDGLFVYAASSSLSVAVGQYVQVVGPVSEYAASGDTLGTLTQVRQNSVQVCGEMALPQAVTLTLPVADLERYEGMRVRVEGLTVTEVYDLGRYGQVTLAPFRLPHPNADGDPATQVDPSRPLYSGYTLVLDDGSTAQNPNPIPYLTPGGTLRVGDRLLQAEGILEWRFGAYRLQPTQEPPFATANPRPPAPSLGEGLKVASFNLHNWFTTFSGTFTPPGCAASHQPRGAKSAQEWERQKAKLVAALSALDADVVALQEVQNNGAEALEALVQALNERLGPGTYAYVPDPQGGLGCDAIKVGLLYKPSRVERVGEPLALASATFERYPLAQAFRDKATGGVFTAVSVHLKSKGSCDASDPDTGQGCWNGRRTAQARELADWVEGTLKAMDPDVLVLGDFNAYEEEDPLVLLRDRGLSPLLRGHYTYVFQGLTGALDHAYATPSLTAQVRGALVWHINADEPRVLDYTLAYKADDRYAPDPYRSSDHDPLLLALALTADAPPSGGGPGTGGATCAPEGAPVVINEFRFRGPSGGNDEFIELFNRSCTPVDLTGWKLQGWSGTSWGDRAILASVTLEPGQYYLLANTASGGYSLSVPPDQTYTTGIGDNRAVRLLDAQGRVVDLVGFAASGQFEGAGIPDGPTANPPGQISWKRLPSGKDTDNNAQDFFFGENWANPQNRQSPFYGDN; from the coding sequence ATGAGAGCGCGGTGGTTGGGACTGTTGGCGGTAGCCTCCCTGCTGGGAGCCTGCACGGGCCAACGCCCCCAGGCGGGGGAAACGGCGGTGCGGGTGCTGAACGCGCCCGAGACGGTGCAGGTGGTGACCCTCGAGGTGAACGGCACCCCCCAGGCCGTGGCCAAGGAGGGGGAGGTCTGGACGGCCCGGGTGCGCCTTGGGCCAGGGGAGCACACCTTTGTGGCCCGGGGTCTGGACGCCCCAGGCGGCGTGGTCCTCTACAAGGCCCACGAGCGCAAGCGGGTGACCCCGGGGCAGGAGGTGCGCCTTAGGCTTTTCCGCCTCACCTCGGACGTGCAGGTGGAGGTGGAAAACCCCGCCCCCGGGGAGAGCTATCTGGCCAAGGCGGGCGGGGCCATGGCGGCTTTGCCCGGGGGGCAAGGGACGCTCCAGGGGGTGCCCACGGGCCGGGGGGTGGCCCTCTTGGTGGAGGCGAGAAGCCCCTCGGGGATGCTCCTGCGCCAGGGGAGCGCCTCCTTTGACCTGTCCGAGGCGCCCCTTGCCGTGCGGGTATCCCTGCAGGCTGTAGCCCACCAGCCCCCACAGGTGGAACTCCAAGGGGCTTCCCAGGTGGAAAAGGGCCAGGCCTATGCCCTGCGGGTGGTGGCCCAAGACCCCAACCCCGAGGACCGGGGCGTAGCCCTCACCCGCCTCGTGGTGGAGTGGGGAGACGGGGCGCGAAGCGAGTTGGCCCTTTCTGGGCGCCAGGCGGTGCAGGAGCTAGCCCACACCTACACCGCTGCCGGGGCCTATACCCTCACGGTGCGGGTGGAGAACAGCGCCGGCCTGGCGGCGCAGGAGAGCCTCACCCTGGAGGTGCTGGAGCCGGAAACCCCCATCGTCATCGAGCCGGGGCCGGACCTGGCCCGGGTGGAGCTTGCGGTGAGCGGGGCACCGGAGGGGACCTCGAGCCTGGTGGCGGAGATCACGCCGGAGACCCCCCTGGTGCCCCAGTCCCTGAGGCCCCTGGACCTGAGGAACCGCTACCAGGTGCCCCTCTTCCCCCAAGGGGACCTCTGGCGAGGAGCCCTGCACCTGCCCCAGGGCTTGGGCTACCGCTTGGTCCTGGTGGCCCAGGCGGGCGGCCAGGAGGTGCGCTCCCGGGAGGAGGCCTTCCGCACCCAGGGGGCGGAGGTGCGGGTGGAGCTTCCCTTCGTGCCTGCCCCCGAGTACGCCTGCCCTGCGCCCGCCGCACCCCTCAAGGCCACGTACGAGGTGCAGGGCCGAGGGGACCGGAGCCCCCTGGTGGGGCAGACGGTAGCGGTGCGGGGGGTGGTGACCGCGGTCTTTCCCGGCCTCCAGGGTTACTTCATCCAAGACCCTCGGGGGGACGGGGACCCGGAGACCTCCGACGGCCTCTTCGTCTACGCCGCCAGCAGCAGCCTGTCCGTAGCCGTGGGCCAGTACGTGCAGGTGGTGGGCCCGGTGTCCGAGTACGCGGCGAGCGGGGATACCCTGGGCACCCTGACCCAGGTGCGGCAGAACAGCGTGCAGGTCTGCGGGGAGATGGCTCTGCCCCAGGCGGTGACCCTGACCCTGCCCGTGGCCGATTTGGAACGTTACGAGGGCATGCGGGTGCGGGTGGAGGGGCTCACCGTCACCGAGGTCTACGACCTGGGGCGCTACGGGCAGGTGACCCTGGCTCCCTTCCGCCTCCCCCACCCCAACGCCGACGGGGACCCCGCCACCCAGGTGGACCCCTCGAGGCCCCTCTACTCCGGCTACACCCTGGTCTTGGACGATGGCTCCACAGCCCAGAACCCCAACCCCATCCCCTACCTGACCCCAGGAGGCACCCTGCGGGTGGGGGACCGGCTCCTTCAGGCGGAGGGGATCCTGGAGTGGCGCTTTGGGGCCTACCGGCTCCAGCCCACCCAGGAACCTCCTTTTGCAACCGCTAACCCCAGGCCGCCGGCTCCAAGCCTCGGGGAGGGTTTGAAGGTGGCCTCCTTCAACCTGCACAACTGGTTCACCACTTTCTCCGGCACCTTCACCCCGCCAGGATGTGCCGCGAGCCATCAGCCCCGGGGGGCTAAAAGCGCCCAGGAGTGGGAGCGGCAGAAGGCCAAGCTGGTGGCGGCCCTTAGCGCCTTGGATGCGGACGTGGTGGCCCTCCAGGAGGTGCAGAACAACGGTGCGGAGGCCCTCGAGGCCCTGGTCCAGGCCCTGAACGAGCGCCTGGGCCCAGGCACCTACGCCTACGTCCCTGACCCCCAGGGGGGCCTGGGGTGCGACGCCATCAAGGTGGGGCTTCTCTACAAGCCCTCCCGGGTGGAGCGGGTAGGAGAACCCCTGGCCTTGGCCTCGGCCACCTTCGAGCGCTACCCCCTGGCCCAGGCCTTCCGCGACAAGGCCACAGGCGGGGTCTTCACCGCGGTGAGCGTCCACCTCAAGAGCAAGGGCAGTTGCGATGCCTCCGACCCCGACACGGGCCAGGGGTGCTGGAACGGGCGCCGCACCGCCCAGGCCCGGGAGCTCGCCGACTGGGTGGAGGGCACCCTGAAGGCGATGGACCCCGACGTGCTGGTCTTGGGGGACTTCAACGCCTACGAGGAGGAGGACCCCCTGGTCCTCCTCAGGGACCGGGGCCTTAGCCCCCTCCTCCGCGGGCACTACACCTACGTCTTCCAGGGGCTGACCGGGGCTTTGGACCACGCCTACGCCACCCCGAGCCTCACCGCCCAGGTGCGGGGGGCTTTGGTTTGGCACATCAACGCCGATGAGCCCCGGGTGCTGGACTACACCCTGGCCTACAAAGCCGACGACCGCTATGCGCCCGACCCCTACCGTTCCAGCGACCACGACCCCCTCCTCCTGGCCCTGGCCCTCACCGCCGACGCCCCGCCCTCGGGGGGTGGACCCGGCACGGGAGGAGCCACCTGCGCCCCGGAGGGGGCTCCCGTGGTCATCAACGAGTTCCGCTTCCGGGGGCCGAGTGGAGGAAACGACGAGTTCATCGAGCTCTTCAACCGCTCCTGCACCCCGGTGGACCTCACGGGATGGAAACTCCAAGGCTGGAGCGGAACTTCCTGGGGGGACCGGGCCATCTTGGCCAGCGTGACCCTGGAGCCCGGCCAGTACTACCTCCTGGCCAACACCGCCTCTGGGGGCTACAGCCTGAGCGTGCCCCCAGACCAGACCTACACCACAGGCATCGGGGATAACCGGGCGGTGCGCCTCCTGGACGCCCAGGGGCGGGTGGTGGACCTGGTGGGGTTTGCCGCGAGCGGGCAGTTTGAAGGGGCGGGCATTCCCGACGGCCCCACCGCTAACCCCCC